A segment of the Myxococcales bacterium genome:
AGCGTTCGAAGGCGCTCATCAAAAAGGTGTTGAGAATGCCGAACGCCACGACCAAAAGCAGCAGAAACACCATGACCTTGCCGGATACGCTGTCGAGTTGGATGCCCTGATCCAGCCCCGGCGCCACCTGTTTCCAATCCAGCACCCGCAGGTCCGGCGAAAGCGCGGCGATTCGCGGTGCGAGGGCCGCTTTGAGCGGCTCCACCCGCCGGTGGCTGTCGAGCAGCACCGCCACGACGCTGACCCGCCCCTCCATCGCCATCATGCTTTGCAGCGGCGCCAGATTCATGATCACCGCCATGCGGTCCAGTTCCGGCAGGCCGGTGCGGATGACGCCGCGCACCCGCACCTTCGCGGCGGCGATGGAGCCGTCGATCGCCTGACCGAGCAGGACCAGCTCGTCGCCGAGGCCGGCCGCCAGGTTCGTCGCCAGCTTTTCGCCGATCAGCACGCCGTCGCGGTCGGCGTCCGTGATGAACTCGCCCTGCCGCACCAGCCGGGGCCAGGTCGAGACCTGCCGTTCGCGCGCGGCGTCGGTGCCGATGACAACCGCCACGAAGGACGAATCGCCCTTGGCCACCAGCATGCCCGTGGTGATCCGGGCCACCGCGCCGACCACGCCCGGCTGGGCGTCGAGCGCCGCGTAAACGCGCTCGGGGGCGTCAACGGTCAGGTTGATGTCCTCGTTCTCGAGGTAGCCGGCGGCCTGCACCTGCAGGTGCCCGGTCTGCATGCGGACGGAGCTGTCGATCATCTGGTCGTAGGAACCGGCCTGCATGCCGGTCATGAAGATCATCGTCATCGTGGCGAAGGCGATCGCACACAGATTGATGGCGGTGCGCCGCCGGTTGCGGCCCAGGTTGCGCCAGGCCATGGCCAGCAGCAGGCGCACGTCAGCGCACCCCGCGGGTCAGGTTGCGCTGGGTGAAGGTGTCGGGCGGAATTTTCAGGTCGAACTGCATCTTGGCAAACCACATTTCGGTCTTATTGCCGGGCTTCTTGGCGTTGGTCATGACCATGTGGCTGCCGATTTTCCGCCCGCCGACAGCGACGATCTGGTCGACGGTCATTTCGCGGGCCACCCGGTTGTCCTCGTCGAAATACTGCGCCCGGCGCACCACGTAGGTGCCCTTCGCCACCCAGCTCACGATGCGGTCGTGCACCACCGGAGCGTCGGGTTTGGCGGTCGATTCGATCTTCCAGCAAAGGTCGCCGCCGACGTTTTCCTCGCCGGCGATGCGATGGGTGTAATCGACGATCATCGTATCCGAGCGCGCCAGGTCGTTGTTGCTGAAATCCGAGCCCATCCAGCTTTGCGACATCATCGAGGGCGGAATCTTCACCGTGCGCTCGACGTTGGGCAGGTAGTTCCACATCTCGCGGCCCAGTTTCAGAAAGGTGACGCCGGCGTCCTTCGCCGGGGCCAACACCTGGATGAACGCCTTGTCGCGCCCTTGCGTCCAGGCCTTCATCCGCACCTCGCGCTCGAAGTGCGGCGTAACGATCTTCATCGTCAATTCGGAAAAACTGGTGTCGCCGCGCATCAGGTCGTCGCTTTTGGCGATGATTTCCTCGACGGTCGGCTCGGCGGCGACCGCCGCGGCCGTGGCCAGCAGCAGCAACGACCCGAGAATCGCCAGGCCGATGGATAAGCGCATTGGATCACCCCGTCGCTTTATTTTGAGCGTTGATTCCAGGTTGTCGCGCGCGAGCCGGTTTGTCAAACACGCCGCATTATTTGCCCGCTTCGTCCAGCCGCGCGCCGTACATCTTTTGGTAGTAGTCGCGGTAGGCGCCGCTTTTGATCTCCTGCCACCAGGATTCGTGGTCGCGGTACCAGCGGATGGTTTCGGCGAGGCCGTCGCGGAATTCGATCGTGGGCCGCCAACCCAGCTCGCGGCCGATTTTCGCCGGGTCGATCGCGTAGCGGCGGTCGTGTCCCGGACGGTCGGTAACGTGGGTGATCAGCGATTCGGGCTTGCCCAGCAGTTCCAGCACCAGCTGGGTGATGGTCACGTTGGCCAGCTCGTGGTTGCCGCCGATGTTGTAAACCTCGCCGGGCCGGCCGTTGGTCGCCACTACCCACACGGCGCGCACGTGGTCCTCGACGTGGATCCAGTCGCGCACGTTCAAGCCGTCGCCGTAGAGCGGCAGCGGCTTGTCGGCCATGGCGTTGGTCACGAAGAGCGGAATCAGCTTTTCGGGAAACTGGTAGGGGCCGTAGTTGTTCGAGCAGCGGGTGACGAGCACCGGCATCCCGTAGGTGCGGTGGTAGGCCAGGGCCAGCAGGTCGGCCGCCGTCTTGCTCGCCGAATAAGGGCTGGACGGCTTGAGCGGGCTGGTTTCGGTGAAGCGGCCGGTCGGGCCCAGGTCGCCGTAGACCTCGTCGGTGCTGACCTGTACGAACCGCTCGACCCCCTGCCGGCGCGCGGCGTCCAGCAGCACCTGCGTCCCGACGACGTTGGTCTGGACGAACACGGCCGGGCCCGTGATGGAACGGTCGACGTGGCTTTCGGCCGCCATGTGCACCACGACCTGGCAGCCCGCCATGGCCCGGTCGACGTCGGCGGCCCGGGTGATGTCGCCCTTGATGAAACGGTAGCGCGACCGGCCCTCCAGGTCGGCCAGGTTGGCCAGGTTGCCGGCGTAGGTCAGCGCGTCGAGGTTGACGATTTCCCAATCGGGCTGATTGGCCAACGCCCAGCGGACGAAATTCGTGCCGATAAACCCGCAGCCACCGGTGATCAACAACCGTTTCATGGTTCTCCCATCCGCCGACCGAACTGTTATTTATGCGAAATACCGCCCGAACGGGCGGCGTGTCAAACCAGCCGGACCGTCACGCCGACGCGTCGCCGATCTGGCGCCGGACTTTCTCGAGCATTTCGGACAGGTCGAACGGTTTTTTGAGAAAATCGACCGCGCCTTTTTCGAGGGCGCGGCGTTTCTCGCCGGCGAATTGGATCGTCGTGTAGGCGGTCATGAAAATAATGGGGATCCGGGCGGTTCGTTCGTCCAGGTGCAGGGTCGAAAGCACGTCCCAGCCGTCCATGCGCGGCAGCATGATATCGCACAGAATCAGGTCGGGAACGATCCGGCGAGCCTGTTCGATGCCGGTTTCGCCGTCGGTCGCAACCGACACCTCATAGCCGGCAAAACTCAGCTTGGTCTTGATGATATCGGTGTTTTCCTCGACATCATCGATCACCAGGATCTTCTTCACGCCCATCCACCTGCCCTCCCCTCGACGCTGTCAATGGTATTTCACGCTCTCTCGCCGCACGGCTCTCAGGTGTTCGATCAGTTCGTCGCGGCTGAACGGCTTGGTCAGGTAACCGTCCACGCCGAATTGGTCGCCCTGCGCGCGGTCCTCGATCACCGAAAGAATGATGACCGGGATGCCGCGCGTTTCGGGGTTGTTTTTCAGCTCTTGCAGAATCGACCAGCCGTCGCGCTCCGGCAGCCGAATGTCCAGCGTCACCGCGTACGGGTGGATCTGCTTCGCCAGGGCGACGCCGGCGTCGCCGTCGGTGCAGCGGATGACGCGGAAGCCGGCCGGTTCGAGCGTCTCGGTCAGCAGGTCGAGCATCGTTTCGTCGTCGTCGATCGAGACGATCGTCTTGGCGCCGATGGCCGTGGTCCGCGCTTCCGGGTCGCGGCTCAACGAAAGCTTGGCGGGAATGACGACGCGAAAGAGGCTGCCCTTCGCCAATTCGCTTTCCACCTCGATGTCGCCGCCCAGCAGATCGACCAGTTGTTTGGTCAGCGCCAGGCCGATGCCCGCGCCGCCCGCCGGCCGCGTCGAGGAGCTGTCGACCTGGCGAAAGCTTTCGAAAATCGTCGCCAGCTTGTCGGGAGCGATGCCGATGCCGGTGTCGCGCACCTCGATCGTCACCCGCCGGCCGTCGTCGCGGCCCGCCACACGCAGCGAGACCTCGCCGGCGTTGGTGAATTTGAGCGAATTCGAAAGCAGGTTGTACAGCACGTGCTGAACCTTGCCGCGGTCGCTCGACAGCGTGGCCGGCAAATCGGCCGCGCATTCGCATTTCAACTCGAGCCGCTTGGTCAGAAACAGCGGCCGCAGGGTCTGGACGATGCTTTCGACCAATTCGCCAGGACTGAATTGCTCGATGGTCAGGGTCATCCGGCCGGTCTCGACCTTGGCCAGGTCGATGATGTCGCTGATCAGCCGCTGCAGCATTTGCGCGTTGTGGCGGATCCGACCGACGGCTTCGTGCTGGCGGCCGTCCAGCGGCCCGTAAATGCGGTCGTAAAGCAATTCCGCGTACCCCAGCACCGCTTGCAATGGCGTCAGCAGTTCGTGGCTCAGGTTGGCCAGGAAATCGCCCTTGAGGCGGACCGTCTCCTCCATTTTGTCGGCGGCGGCGCGGAGTTGCAGGTTGGCCATTTCCAGCTCGGCGGTCCGCAACAGCACGCGCCCTTCCAGATCGGCATTGGTCGTTTCCAGCCGCCGGTGCGCGTCCTCGAGTTGGTCGGCCATGCGGTTGAACGATTCGACCAGCGCGCCGAACTCGTCCTGCCGGTCCGTTTCCAGCCGCATGCTGAAATCGCCGCGCGCCAGGTGGCGGGTCGCGGCGGAGAGCAGGCGCACCGGTTTGGAAAACGATTGCGACAGGAACACCGCGGTGAACAGCACCAGAATCGCGGAAATCAAAAAGACGAACGCCAACATCAGGTAGGCGTCATGGGTGACCTGGGCAACCCGCTGGGAGATGTGCACCGCCATTTCCGGCGAGACGTTCGCGCCGGCCTGGCCGATCAATTGCTGCGTCATCTGTTCGTAATTCGAGGTGAGCAACGCCATGACGATCACGAGCGGAATCAGGGCCAGGCCGCTGAAAGCGATGAAAATCTTGGCGAAAATGCTCAGTCGGGAAATCACGCTTTTCTCCCGTGCGCCACGATGCGAATCGAAGTCTCCTGCGGCAGGGCCACCAGGAGCGTCAGCAAGGCGCTGATCGGATAAACCAGCCGGATGAGCAACAACTGCCAGCCGCTCCAGGTGCCGCGGACATCGACGATGCCGGCCAGCGCGTAAAGCAGCATGGCAACGATCGCCACCAGGGCCGCGCGATCGAATTTATCCGGCTGATGCCACCGCCGCCAGATCATTAAAAGTATCCCATATCCGAACAAAAGAAGCGATAGAACATAACCCGGCAGGAAGGCGAAAAACGCGTTGCGCGGCAGCTCGTGCTCCGTTCCCCAGGTCGTCGCCACGGTTTCCACGATTCCTTCGGTGAACAGCAACAACAAAAACGCGGCCAGCGAAACAAAGGAAAAACCGGCCAGAACCCAGGTGCGGCGCCGATTCTGCCAAATGACCTCGGTGACGAAAATGATCCCGGCGAGCAACTGGCAGGCGAGGCAAATTTCATCGGCGAAGAACATCAGGCGATCGAGGCCCAGCAGAAAAACCTGTTTGGTCAGCAGATACAGAAAATAAAAGAAGTTGCGTAACCCGGCGAAAAACCAGAGCATTGCCGCGAAATTCCAGCAGCCGGCCAGACTTTGCCACGCCAGATTTCGCTGTGGTTGCCGGAACAGGGTTCGGGCGACCATCCAGCCCGCCACCGAAACCATCCAGCAAAGAAATACGTTATAGAGGACCGCGTTAATCATGCCTTCTTAACATCGGTCGAAATCGCCAATATCT
Coding sequences within it:
- a CDS encoding ABC transporter permease, with protein sequence MRLLLAMAWRNLGRNRRRTAINLCAIAFATMTMIFMTGMQAGSYDQMIDSSVRMQTGHLQVQAAGYLENEDINLTVDAPERVYAALDAQPGVVGAVARITTGMLVAKGDSSFVAVVIGTDAARERQVSTWPRLVRQGEFITDADRDGVLIGEKLATNLAAGLGDELVLLGQAIDGSIAAAKVRVRGVIRTGLPELDRMAVIMNLAPLQSMMAMEGRVSVVAVLLDSHRRVEPLKAALAPRIAALSPDLRVLDWKQVAPGLDQGIQLDSVSGKVMVFLLLLVVAFGILNTFLMSAFERFREFGVMMAIGVKPRACGLLLLLESQLLTAAGFLIGLLIGGALTLYFARAGIPIKGAEEYMAQYGLSSSMYPVLTAGIVGFVLLQVWLVTTAVAGYPAWKITRFRPLEALRHL
- a CDS encoding outer membrane lipoprotein-sorting protein; the encoded protein is MRLSIGLAILGSLLLLATAAAVAAEPTVEEIIAKSDDLMRGDTSFSELTMKIVTPHFEREVRMKAWTQGRDKAFIQVLAPAKDAGVTFLKLGREMWNYLPNVERTVKIPPSMMSQSWMGSDFSNNDLARSDTMIVDYTHRIAGEENVGGDLCWKIESTAKPDAPVVHDRIVSWVAKGTYVVRRAQYFDEDNRVAREMTVDQIVAVGGRKIGSHMVMTNAKKPGNKTEMWFAKMQFDLKIPPDTFTQRNLTRGVR
- the rfbB gene encoding dTDP-glucose 4,6-dehydratase, with the protein product MKRLLITGGCGFIGTNFVRWALANQPDWEIVNLDALTYAGNLANLADLEGRSRYRFIKGDITRAADVDRAMAGCQVVVHMAAESHVDRSITGPAVFVQTNVVGTQVLLDAARRQGVERFVQVSTDEVYGDLGPTGRFTETSPLKPSSPYSASKTAADLLALAYHRTYGMPVLVTRCSNNYGPYQFPEKLIPLFVTNAMADKPLPLYGDGLNVRDWIHVEDHVRAVWVVATNGRPGEVYNIGGNHELANVTITQLVLELLGKPESLITHVTDRPGHDRRYAIDPAKIGRELGWRPTIEFRDGLAETIRWYRDHESWWQEIKSGAYRDYYQKMYGARLDEAGK
- a CDS encoding response regulator, giving the protein MGVKKILVIDDVEENTDIIKTKLSFAGYEVSVATDGETGIEQARRIVPDLILCDIMLPRMDGWDVLSTLHLDERTARIPIIFMTAYTTIQFAGEKRRALEKGAVDFLKKPFDLSEMLEKVRRQIGDASA
- a CDS encoding response regulator → MISRLSIFAKIFIAFSGLALIPLVIVMALLTSNYEQMTQQLIGQAGANVSPEMAVHISQRVAQVTHDAYLMLAFVFLISAILVLFTAVFLSQSFSKPVRLLSAATRHLARGDFSMRLETDRQDEFGALVESFNRMADQLEDAHRRLETTNADLEGRVLLRTAELEMANLQLRAAADKMEETVRLKGDFLANLSHELLTPLQAVLGYAELLYDRIYGPLDGRQHEAVGRIRHNAQMLQRLISDIIDLAKVETGRMTLTIEQFSPGELVESIVQTLRPLFLTKRLELKCECAADLPATLSSDRGKVQHVLYNLLSNSLKFTNAGEVSLRVAGRDDGRRVTIEVRDTGIGIAPDKLATIFESFRQVDSSSTRPAGGAGIGLALTKQLVDLLGGDIEVESELAKGSLFRVVIPAKLSLSRDPEARTTAIGAKTIVSIDDDETMLDLLTETLEPAGFRVIRCTDGDAGVALAKQIHPYAVTLDIRLPERDGWSILQELKNNPETRGIPVIILSVIEDRAQGDQFGVDGYLTKPFSRDELIEHLRAVRRESVKYH